Proteins found in one Candidatus Nitrosopelagicus brevis genomic segment:
- the carB gene encoding carbamoyl-phosphate synthase (glutamine-hydrolyzing) large subunit: MPKNESLKKILVLGSGAIKIGEAGEFDYSGSQCLKAIHEDGIKSVLINPNIATIQTDTRFADQVYLLPVTPNYVESIVEKERPDGIMLAYGGQTALNCGVKLEEAGILKKYDVKVLGTQVDGIKNTEDRQLFKDSMKEAGVPVLKSKTVTNFEDAKKVAEELSYPVIIRVAYTLGGRGGGIAHNEIELHEIVERGCKASMVGQVLVEEYIGHWKQIEYEVMQDYDGNNVIVCNMENVLSMKVHTGDNIVVAPSQTINNHEYHMLRTAALRATKHVGIVGECNIQYALDADSDRYVAIEINPRLSRSSALASKATGYPLAYMSAKIGLGYNLSELVNRITKSTTACFEPSLDYIVCKHPRWDFSKFELVNRKLGVTMKSVGEVMAVGRTFEESLQKAIRMLDIGNDGLVLNRSNGKTYTEEEIEYKLSHHDDQILYNVAIGLKMGISVNRIYELSAIDPWFIEKIKNIVNVESNLKESELNESVLRNAKKMGFSDNQIARVKEKTPDEVRKIRKDFGIIPAVKQIDTLAAEWPAVTNYLYLTYGGNSNDIQVSPDEKGIVVVGAGPYRIGSSVEFDWGTVNMVWGLQENGEKNVSVVNCNPETVSTDYDICTRLYFEELTQERLLDISDFENPKGVITCVGGQTANNLTPGLAQRGINIMGTSAIDVDRAEDRSKFSAELDKLHIQQPKWQAFSNLNEARNFAQDVGFPVIVRPSYVLSGAAMKVVWSQDELKTYVKEATDVSPDHPVVISKFMLDSLEVDVDGISNGKEVVIGAIVEHIDSAGVHSGDAMMCIPPWRLSNKTIETINDYTKKIALTFNVKGPFNLQFLIHDDHVYVIELNIRASRSMPFVSKLVKTNLISLASKAILDKPLPKVPENKWQKIHNYGIKVPQFSFMQLDGADIALGVEMQSTGEAACFGNSFYDALSKGLTSVGYNLPDKGTALVTAGGSQNKEKLLPSIAKLKQLGFKILATEHTAEFFEEKVGDIEIVHKISEPERKPNISDLLYEKKIDFIINIPSTLSLEKYVGMLDDEYQIRRKSLELGIPVLTTIELADSFVKTLEWLQNNETTRDPIEPYDILE, encoded by the coding sequence ATGCCAAAAAATGAATCATTAAAGAAAATCCTAGTACTTGGAAGTGGTGCAATAAAAATTGGTGAAGCGGGAGAATTTGATTATTCTGGAAGTCAGTGTCTCAAGGCCATTCATGAGGATGGAATCAAAAGTGTTCTAATTAATCCCAACATTGCCACCATCCAAACAGATACACGATTTGCAGACCAAGTTTACCTCTTGCCTGTAACTCCAAATTATGTTGAATCAATTGTTGAAAAAGAAAGGCCTGATGGCATCATGTTGGCATATGGAGGACAAACTGCCCTAAATTGTGGTGTAAAGTTAGAGGAGGCGGGAATTCTCAAAAAATACGACGTCAAAGTTCTTGGTACTCAAGTAGATGGAATAAAAAACACTGAAGATAGGCAGCTTTTCAAAGATTCAATGAAAGAAGCAGGTGTCCCTGTACTCAAAAGTAAGACTGTTACAAATTTTGAGGATGCAAAAAAGGTCGCTGAAGAATTATCATATCCTGTAATAATTCGGGTGGCATACACCCTTGGTGGAAGAGGCGGCGGAATTGCTCATAATGAAATCGAACTCCATGAAATTGTAGAACGTGGCTGTAAGGCTAGTATGGTAGGTCAGGTTTTGGTTGAAGAATACATTGGACACTGGAAACAAATTGAATATGAGGTGATGCAAGATTATGATGGAAATAATGTAATCGTCTGTAATATGGAAAATGTTCTTTCTATGAAAGTCCACACCGGTGATAATATTGTAGTTGCTCCTTCTCAAACCATTAACAATCATGAATATCATATGTTACGCACCGCAGCGCTACGTGCTACAAAACATGTTGGAATTGTTGGTGAATGTAATATTCAGTATGCATTGGATGCTGATTCTGATAGATATGTTGCAATTGAAATCAATCCTCGTTTGTCTCGCTCTTCAGCTCTTGCTAGTAAAGCCACTGGTTACCCATTAGCATACATGTCTGCAAAGATTGGATTAGGTTACAATTTATCTGAACTTGTAAATCGAATCACAAAAAGTACAACTGCATGTTTTGAACCTTCACTTGATTATATTGTTTGCAAACATCCTCGATGGGACTTTTCCAAATTTGAACTCGTAAACCGTAAACTAGGTGTAACAATGAAATCTGTTGGTGAAGTAATGGCAGTTGGAAGAACCTTTGAAGAATCTTTACAAAAAGCAATACGAATGCTTGATATCGGAAATGATGGTCTTGTATTAAATCGCTCTAATGGTAAAACATACACTGAAGAAGAAATTGAATACAAGCTTTCACATCATGATGATCAAATTTTGTATAATGTTGCAATCGGACTAAAGATGGGCATTTCTGTTAACCGGATTTATGAACTATCTGCAATTGATCCTTGGTTTATTGAAAAAATTAAAAATATTGTAAATGTTGAATCAAACCTTAAAGAATCTGAATTAAATGAATCGGTTTTGAGAAATGCAAAAAAGATGGGATTTTCTGACAATCAGATTGCACGTGTAAAAGAAAAAACTCCTGATGAAGTTCGTAAAATTAGAAAAGACTTTGGAATAATTCCTGCTGTAAAACAAATTGATACTTTAGCTGCTGAATGGCCTGCTGTCACAAATTATCTTTATCTTACTTATGGTGGAAATTCCAATGATATTCAAGTATCTCCAGATGAGAAAGGAATAGTTGTAGTCGGCGCAGGTCCATACCGAATAGGAAGTAGTGTTGAATTTGACTGGGGAACCGTAAACATGGTGTGGGGCCTTCAAGAAAATGGTGAAAAAAATGTGTCAGTTGTAAACTGTAATCCTGAAACCGTGTCCACTGATTATGATATTTGTACTCGATTGTACTTTGAAGAATTAACTCAAGAACGTTTACTCGATATATCTGACTTTGAGAACCCTAAAGGTGTAATCACTTGTGTTGGTGGACAAACCGCAAATAATCTCACTCCTGGTCTTGCACAACGTGGAATCAATATTATGGGTACAAGTGCAATTGATGTAGATAGGGCTGAAGACCGTTCAAAGTTTAGCGCAGAACTTGATAAGCTTCACATACAACAACCAAAATGGCAAGCATTTTCAAATCTAAATGAAGCAAGAAACTTTGCACAAGATGTAGGTTTCCCTGTTATTGTTAGACCTTCTTATGTTCTGTCTGGCGCTGCAATGAAAGTTGTCTGGTCTCAAGATGAGCTAAAAACATATGTGAAAGAGGCAACTGATGTTTCCCCAGATCATCCGGTTGTAATTTCAAAATTCATGTTAGATTCACTTGAAGTAGATGTTGATGGAATTAGTAATGGAAAAGAAGTAGTCATAGGTGCAATAGTTGAACATATTGATTCTGCTGGAGTTCATTCGGGTGACGCAATGATGTGTATTCCTCCATGGCGTCTTAGTAATAAGACAATTGAAACCATAAATGATTATACAAAAAAGATTGCACTTACATTCAATGTTAAAGGTCCATTCAATTTACAATTTCTTATTCATGATGACCATGTCTATGTTATTGAGCTTAACATTAGGGCATCACGTTCAATGCCGTTTGTCTCAAAACTAGTGAAAACTAATCTTATTTCTCTAGCATCTAAAGCAATTTTGGATAAACCCTTACCAAAAGTTCCAGAAAATAAATGGCAAAAAATTCATAATTATGGAATCAAAGTACCTCAATTTTCATTCATGCAATTAGACGGTGCTGATATTGCATTAGGAGTAGAAATGCAATCTACTGGTGAAGCTGCATGCTTTGGAAATAGTTTCTATGATGCATTATCTAAAGGTCTAACATCTGTTGGTTACAATTTGCCTGATAAAGGAACTGCTTTAGTCACTGCTGGAGGTTCTCAGAATAAAGAAAAACTATTGCCATCAATTGCTAAACTTAAACAACTGGGATTCAAAATACTGGCAACAGAACACACTGCTGAATTCTTTGAAGAGAAAGTTGGAGATATAGAAATTGTACACAAAATCTCTGAACCAGAACGTAAACCAAACATTTCTGATTTACTTTATGAGAAAAAGATTGATTTCATTATTAACATACCAAGCACACTTTCTTTGGAAAAATATGTTGGAATGTTAGATGATGAATACCAGATTAGAAGAAAATCTCTTGAACTAGGAATTCCAGTACTTACTACAATTGAGTTGGCTGATTCTTTTGTTAAGACGCTCGAATGGCTGCAAAATAATGAAACAACAAGGGATCCAATTGAGCCATACGATATCCTTGAATAA
- the carA gene encoding glutamine-hydrolyzing carbamoyl-phosphate synthase small subunit, whose amino-acid sequence MILSDGTVLDGMGFGYSTTVFGEIVFNTGMVGYTEALTDPSYNGQILTLTYPLVGNYGIPDLDAVDEDGISKFFESDTMQIRGLVVHELSQTASHWNLKMTLDEWMYNEKVPGISGIDTRAITKKLTTSGVMMAALVVSDEEIDVEKVKNELANITTYNSEKFMDIVSTKEEKIYGDENNSVVVIDTGAKNAIVRNIRELGYKAIVVPWNTPFDKIMSYKPKGVVLSSGPGDPQNCPDTVDTAKKLIENNIPTLGICLGAQIIGIAGNTETYKLKYGHRGQNKPCVNLETNQVYVTSQNHGYGIKPESLEKSDFKLWFANADDDTVEGIKHKTKNCIAVQFHPEAAPGPFDCKYVFDELKKLMEK is encoded by the coding sequence CTGATCCTTTCTGATGGAACCGTTCTTGATGGAATGGGTTTTGGTTATTCTACTACTGTTTTTGGTGAAATTGTCTTTAATACAGGCATGGTGGGCTATACTGAGGCCTTAACTGATCCATCTTACAATGGTCAGATTCTTACCTTAACGTATCCTTTAGTCGGAAATTATGGCATTCCCGATTTAGATGCAGTAGATGAAGATGGAATATCAAAATTCTTTGAATCTGATACGATGCAGATCAGAGGACTAGTAGTTCATGAATTGTCTCAAACTGCAAGTCATTGGAATTTGAAAATGACCTTGGATGAATGGATGTATAATGAAAAAGTTCCAGGAATTTCTGGAATTGACACTCGTGCAATTACCAAGAAATTAACTACTAGTGGAGTTATGATGGCAGCCCTTGTTGTCTCTGATGAAGAGATTGATGTTGAAAAAGTCAAAAATGAACTTGCAAATATTACTACTTACAATTCTGAAAAATTCATGGATATTGTGTCTACCAAAGAAGAAAAAATCTATGGTGATGAAAATAATTCTGTGGTTGTTATTGATACCGGGGCAAAAAATGCAATTGTTAGAAATATACGAGAATTAGGTTACAAAGCAATTGTAGTTCCATGGAATACTCCGTTTGATAAAATAATGTCATACAAACCTAAAGGAGTTGTTTTGAGTAGTGGTCCAGGCGATCCACAAAACTGTCCTGATACCGTTGATACTGCAAAAAAACTAATTGAAAATAATATTCCTACACTAGGTATTTGCTTAGGTGCACAAATTATTGGTATTGCAGGAAATACGGAGACTTACAAATTGAAGTATGGTCATCGTGGACAAAACAAACCTTGTGTTAATTTAGAAACAAATCAAGTTTATGTTACAAGTCAGAATCATGGATATGGTATCAAACCCGAATCTCTAGAAAAATCCGATTTTAAATTATGGTTTGCAAATGCTGATGATGATACTGTTGAAGGCATAAAACATAAAACAAAAAATTGTATTGCTGTACAGTTTCACCCTGAAGCTGCACCTGGTCCTTTTGACTGCAAATATGTTTTTGACGAGTTAAAAAAATTAATGGAGAAATAA
- a CDS encoding AAA family ATPase has protein sequence MSMAPQELEKSASKYAAAAIRADSQGAAGMAITDYQNASETLLKLMRLYPTSSLNKIYQQSYQKYQERIKALRETRGANVEPVVDPNASPEEQKKALARAQPHKDEGNDLEELVMKEKPDVKWSEVIGLDDAKGALRESIVYPSKRPDLFPLGWPRGMLLYGPPGTGKTMLAAATANELDGYFINVDAASMMSKWLGEAEKNVSKLFTMARKYNEREGKPVILFIDEVDSLLGDRNSEVGGEIRAKNQFLSELDGVNGKGKETMMYVIGATNKPWSLDEPFLRRFQKRIYVSLPAQDARHKLFEQYTNPLKKSTRFNIASLAKQFDGYSASDIKDVCQGAQLLVVNELFRSATYHEPVDGEAPQDPRELTMADFKDIKARRKPSVSTENIRAYHKWSESFGAL, from the coding sequence ATGAGTATGGCCCCACAAGAATTAGAAAAAAGCGCTAGCAAGTATGCTGCAGCAGCTATAAGAGCAGATTCACAAGGGGCTGCTGGAATGGCCATAACTGACTATCAAAATGCATCTGAAACGCTATTGAAATTAATGAGACTTTATCCTACTAGCAGTCTAAACAAGATTTACCAGCAAAGCTATCAAAAATACCAGGAGCGTATCAAAGCATTACGTGAGACCCGTGGGGCTAATGTTGAACCTGTAGTGGACCCTAATGCATCTCCTGAGGAACAAAAAAAGGCTTTAGCAAGAGCTCAACCTCACAAAGATGAAGGTAATGACCTTGAAGAATTGGTCATGAAAGAAAAGCCTGATGTCAAATGGTCTGAGGTAATTGGATTAGATGATGCAAAAGGCGCATTACGTGAATCAATTGTTTATCCTAGTAAAAGACCTGATTTGTTTCCATTAGGTTGGCCACGTGGAATGTTATTGTATGGTCCTCCAGGAACTGGAAAAACAATGCTTGCTGCCGCAACTGCAAATGAACTCGATGGATATTTCATAAATGTGGATGCAGCATCTATGATGAGTAAATGGTTAGGTGAAGCAGAAAAAAACGTATCAAAATTATTCACAATGGCTAGAAAGTATAACGAACGAGAAGGAAAACCAGTAATATTATTCATTGACGAAGTTGATTCACTTCTTGGTGATCGTAATAGTGAAGTTGGTGGTGAAATTAGAGCCAAAAACCAATTCCTCTCTGAACTAGATGGTGTTAATGGAAAAGGTAAAGAAACTATGATGTATGTTATAGGTGCTACAAACAAACCATGGAGTTTGGATGAACCATTTTTGAGAAGATTCCAAAAAAGAATTTATGTTTCACTTCCCGCACAAGACGCACGTCATAAACTCTTTGAACAGTATACTAACCCTTTGAAAAAATCTACAAGATTCAATATTGCTAGTCTCGCAAAACAGTTTGATGGATACAGTGCAAGTGATATCAAAGATGTTTGTCAAGGTGCACAATTACTAGTTGTAAATGAATTATTCCGATCTGCTACTTATCATGAACCAGTTGATGGTGAAGCTCCTCAAGACCCACGTGAGCTAACTATGGCTGATTTCAAAGATATCAAAGCAAGAAGAAAACCAAGTGTCTCCACAGAAAATATCCGTGCATATCATAAATGGAGCGAATCTTTCGGTGCACTCTGA
- a CDS encoding RidA family protein, translating to MIEDKLRELSIELPTPPSPAGSYIPVVTTGNLAFVSGQIPMKEGKVVFEGKVPDKQSLDEARDAAKICIINGLAQLKANLGSLDKITKFVRISGFVNSNPEFTEQPKVINAASDLLVEIFGDMAKHSRIAVGVASLPLNSTVEIDMVVEFSN from the coding sequence ATGATTGAAGATAAATTAAGAGAATTATCCATCGAGTTGCCAACACCACCAAGTCCAGCAGGTTCTTACATTCCAGTAGTTACTACAGGAAATCTTGCATTTGTTTCAGGGCAAATTCCAATGAAAGAAGGAAAAGTTGTGTTTGAAGGAAAAGTTCCAGATAAGCAATCATTAGATGAGGCAAGAGATGCAGCAAAAATTTGTATAATTAATGGTCTTGCACAATTAAAAGCAAATCTTGGATCATTGGATAAGATTACAAAATTTGTAAGAATATCAGGATTTGTTAATTCCAATCCAGAGTTTACAGAACAACCAAAAGTAATCAATGCAGCATCAGATTTACTAGTGGAAATATTTGGAGACATGGCAAAACATTCTAGAATTGCAGTAGGAGTAGCTAGTCTTCCATTAAATTCAACCGTAGAAATCGACATGGTTGTTGAATTTTCTAATTAA
- a CDS encoding hemerythrin domain-containing protein, with amino-acid sequence MSTQSLRKDHKLIEKVLQALDATIKLLKDGKQIPEEILSPTLDFTQNFTDVCHHGKEEEALFPALEKAGMPTTMGPIHMMLLDHKRTKEIAEHISLASKKYLENGDSAYLIETLELYVQHVTEHLWKENNRLFMMADARLNDATNEIDKNMDDIEERKLSELGKTRSHYESLVDELEKNVSEIN; translated from the coding sequence ATGTCTACTCAATCATTAAGAAAGGATCATAAATTAATTGAAAAAGTATTACAAGCTTTAGATGCAACAATAAAACTTTTGAAAGATGGAAAACAAATTCCTGAAGAAATACTGTCACCCACACTTGATTTTACTCAAAACTTCACAGATGTTTGCCATCATGGAAAGGAGGAGGAAGCATTATTCCCTGCACTTGAAAAGGCTGGCATGCCTACAACCATGGGCCCAATACACATGATGCTACTTGATCACAAGCGAACTAAAGAAATTGCCGAACACATCAGTCTAGCATCAAAAAAATATCTTGAAAATGGTGATTCTGCTTATTTGATAGAGACTTTAGAGCTATACGTTCAACATGTAACTGAACATTTATGGAAAGAAAATAATCGCTTATTCATGATGGCTGATGCTAGATTGAATGATGCTACAAATGAAATTGATAAGAATATGGATGACATCGAAGAAAGAAAACTTTCAGAATTAGGAAAAACTCGCTCACATTACGAGTCTCTTGTAGATGAATTAGAAAAAAATGTCTCTGAAATTAATTAG
- a CDS encoding DHHA1 domain-containing protein yields MAAKIKKSKIVCVSHREDCDGISSAALIKQAFGGETILTDYPGMMDDMEPLRNDESLKELYICDLGLNKKNECDFVELLTHLRKRSVKISYLDHHDLDRKIINQLKKIKVNVVHDTNECASVQVYDTYKKKLDDHAAFIAACAAITDYMEDRPLGSKLLQIFDRQFALISATVMTYNIVGHQKEPDYLLYLVDELSESKYPHEIPNSYEFAQLQVEKLASVVAKVKKNMKLKKNLGYMEITDSGASGAVNFVLGLSGKDVGVAYKERVDYGVYAVSVRGSKQCKIHLGRLINKITTEVGGSGGGHDKACGASIPKNKITKFLNTLNSSLAK; encoded by the coding sequence ATGGCAGCTAAAATAAAAAAATCAAAAATTGTTTGTGTTTCTCATAGAGAAGATTGTGATGGCATAAGCTCTGCTGCATTAATCAAACAAGCATTCGGCGGAGAAACAATTCTCACAGATTATCCTGGAATGATGGATGATATGGAGCCTCTACGAAATGATGAATCTTTGAAAGAATTATACATCTGTGATCTTGGACTAAATAAAAAAAATGAATGTGATTTTGTTGAATTGTTAACACACCTTAGAAAACGTAGCGTAAAAATTTCATATCTTGATCATCATGATCTTGATAGGAAAATCATCAATCAACTAAAAAAAATCAAAGTTAATGTCGTACATGATACAAATGAGTGTGCTTCTGTTCAAGTTTATGACACATACAAAAAGAAACTAGATGATCATGCTGCGTTTATTGCTGCATGTGCTGCAATAACTGATTACATGGAAGATAGACCTCTTGGTTCAAAACTTCTTCAGATATTTGATAGACAATTTGCATTGATTAGTGCAACTGTAATGACATACAATATTGTTGGTCATCAAAAAGAACCTGATTATCTACTTTATCTTGTAGATGAACTTAGTGAATCTAAATATCCACATGAAATTCCAAACTCGTATGAATTTGCACAACTACAAGTTGAAAAACTTGCATCTGTTGTTGCAAAAGTCAAAAAGAATATGAAACTAAAAAAGAATTTAGGATATATGGAAATTACTGATTCTGGTGCAAGCGGTGCAGTTAATTTTGTTCTTGGTTTATCTGGTAAAGATGTAGGGGTTGCTTACAAAGAACGAGTTGACTATGGTGTCTATGCAGTTTCTGTAAGAGGATCAAAACAGTGTAAAATTCATCTTGGAAGATTGATAAACAAAATTACTACTGAAGTTGGTGGTTCTGGCGGTGGTCATGATAAAGCATGTGGTGCATCAATCCCAAAAAACAAAATTACAAAATTCCTAAATACCCTAAATTCTTCATTGGCAAAATAA
- a CDS encoding citrate synthase, translating into METKNIGLRNIPIADTKISLIDGEKGKLIYRGFDVLDLTKNSNFEECCFLLLHDHLPNRIEFNEFTTKLKEARAIPEQMQKNMKNWRKNAHPMDVLQAFVAALAGYYDEQGSEKEISQQRAINLISKVPTIIASWERVRNDKEPIQPDPELSHASNFLYMLTGNKPDKEMERVFDVCLILHADHTFNASTFAAREVASTRAHMYSAVSAAVGALSGELHGGANYEVMKMLLDIKDENNATNWVKSRIEKGDRIMGMGHAVYKTVDPRSMVLKGLSKKLSEKTGLPWYNITKKVEETTSEIMKNRKERDIFPNVDLYSASVYYMLNIPMDLNTPIFAISRVSGWAAHVIEEKFAEAAPKPMLYRPKATYVGKYEGPQGCNYIPIEERK; encoded by the coding sequence ATGGAAACTAAGAATATTGGATTGAGAAACATACCAATTGCAGATACAAAAATATCGTTAATTGATGGAGAAAAAGGCAAGCTCATTTATCGAGGATTTGATGTTTTAGATTTAACAAAAAATTCAAATTTTGAGGAATGCTGTTTCCTGCTTTTACATGATCATTTACCAAATAGGATAGAATTCAATGAATTTACCACGAAGCTGAAAGAAGCCAGAGCAATTCCTGAACAAATGCAGAAAAATATGAAAAACTGGAGGAAAAATGCTCACCCTATGGATGTACTGCAAGCATTTGTTGCAGCACTTGCAGGATATTATGATGAACAAGGTTCAGAAAAAGAAATTAGTCAACAAAGAGCAATCAATCTAATTTCAAAAGTTCCAACCATTATTGCAAGTTGGGAGAGAGTTAGAAATGACAAAGAGCCAATTCAACCAGATCCAGAATTGAGTCACGCATCAAATTTTCTATACATGTTGACAGGAAATAAACCAGATAAAGAAATGGAAAGAGTGTTTGATGTTTGCCTAATTTTGCATGCAGACCATACATTTAATGCATCAACTTTTGCTGCAAGAGAAGTTGCATCTACTCGTGCACATATGTATTCAGCAGTAAGTGCTGCAGTAGGCGCACTTAGTGGAGAATTACATGGAGGAGCAAATTATGAAGTTATGAAAATGCTACTAGACATTAAAGATGAAAATAATGCCACAAATTGGGTTAAATCCAGAATTGAAAAAGGAGACAGAATTATGGGCATGGGACATGCAGTTTACAAAACAGTTGATCCTCGTTCAATGGTTCTAAAAGGATTATCAAAAAAATTATCAGAAAAAACAGGATTACCATGGTATAACATTACAAAAAAAGTTGAAGAAACTACTTCAGAGATTATGAAAAATAGAAAAGAACGAGATATTTTTCCAAATGTTGATCTTTACAGTGCATCAGTTTACTATATGCTAAACATTCCCATGGATTTGAACACACCAATTTTTGCAATATCAAGAGTTTCAGGATGGGCAGCTCATGTTATTGAAGAGAAATTTGCAGAGGCGGCACCAAAACCAATGTTGTACAGACCTAAAGCAACCTATGTTGGAAAATACGAAGGTCCACAAGGATGTAATTACATACCAATAGAAGAACGAAAATAA
- a CDS encoding glycerate kinase type-2 family protein, whose protein sequence is MIKNPSKLPLNHNSRDILKILNEGIIASSPSQHLKKYISKNKIQFSTSKIDLKKFNNIFLIAVGKSAGTMTEYVSQKIKFNHGIVVVPKEVTPKLNKKIFEIINAGHPLPNRNSLKAGKNLVEFLNKTQKNDFVLFLISGGGSALSVYPNLISLRDKILVNEELIRSGANINEITCVRKHLSLIKGGRLIQNMNCKGISFVVSDVIGDDITSISSGMTSYDKSTFTDALKILKKFSLQHTLPNSTLSVLKSGVNGNIPETPKKTVIKNTIILNNLTCLLKMKDKSKKLGYKAQLISNITGNLDQVTQMIASKAITSKNNCIIFGGEPTVNVIGNGKGGRNQELVLRLYEKLKHKKPDFTFASIGTDGIDGNTKFAGSIFSTKYNYDGRSYLKNNDSSSFFKKFGGLIKTGITQNNVNDIGVIIRHNP, encoded by the coding sequence TTGATCAAAAATCCCTCAAAATTACCTCTCAATCATAATTCTCGTGACATTCTAAAAATATTGAATGAAGGGATAATTGCATCATCACCTTCTCAACATCTTAAAAAATACATCTCAAAAAATAAAATTCAATTTTCTACTTCTAAAATTGATCTCAAAAAATTTAATAATATTTTCTTAATTGCAGTTGGTAAATCTGCAGGCACTATGACTGAATATGTTTCTCAAAAAATAAAATTCAATCATGGAATAGTTGTTGTACCAAAAGAAGTAACTCCAAAATTAAATAAAAAAATTTTTGAAATAATTAATGCAGGTCACCCTCTCCCTAATCGAAATAGTCTCAAAGCAGGAAAGAATTTGGTTGAATTTCTGAATAAAACCCAAAAAAATGATTTTGTGTTATTTCTCATTTCAGGTGGTGGTTCTGCCCTGTCTGTATATCCTAACTTAATTTCATTGCGTGACAAAATTCTTGTAAATGAAGAATTGATCCGATCAGGAGCAAACATTAATGAAATTACGTGTGTTCGTAAGCACTTATCGCTAATCAAAGGAGGACGCTTAATCCAAAATATGAATTGCAAGGGAATATCGTTTGTTGTTTCTGATGTAATTGGGGATGACATAACTTCAATTTCATCTGGAATGACATCTTATGATAAATCCACTTTCACAGATGCATTAAAAATTCTCAAAAAATTTTCTCTTCAACATACATTACCAAATTCCACGTTATCTGTCTTGAAATCTGGTGTCAATGGAAATATTCCCGAAACTCCAAAAAAGACAGTAATAAAAAATACTATAATTCTAAATAATTTAACTTGTCTTTTAAAAATGAAAGACAAATCTAAAAAATTAGGTTACAAAGCTCAACTAATTTCAAATATTACTGGCAATCTTGATCAAGTCACTCAAATGATTGCATCTAAAGCAATTACGTCAAAAAATAATTGTATAATATTTGGCGGTGAACCCACAGTCAATGTAATCGGGAATGGAAAAGGTGGACGTAATCAAGAGCTTGTACTCCGTTTGTATGAAAAATTAAAACATAAAAAACCTGATTTCACATTTGCATCAATTGGAACCGATGGAATTGATGGAAATACTAAATTTGCTGGTTCTATATTTTCAACTAAGTATAATTATGATGGACGTTCATATCTAAAAAATAATGATTCGTCATCATTTTTTAAAAAATTTGGTGGTTTAATTAAAACAGGTATTACTCAAAACAATGTAAATGATATTGGTGTTATAATTAGACATAACCCTTAG